In one window of Vibrio pelagius DNA:
- a CDS encoding RecX family transcriptional regulator yields MDNSEQKPRIRKATRIESVMNSAMWHLTQRDMTEHELVSKLKVKTDNQEWIDEVLQRLRDFGYLKSNQDFAQQFVEQSFFGEFGSAYIVEKLKKKGLKDSDIYDAINKVKSDKNIDEQSLLNDRINNYYSDFNMSREKLVSTLQKRGFSYQQVKIAIDQHPNSSNLKTNIQIKAEKADLEKEVLKYARKGKGLTAIKQELKQRQIDTSGITELVDRLGNEDQLDFYSSCLEQLQKKSYDVSDHKERAKAYAMLTRKGFSSDEIKFALAEAEGANE; encoded by the coding sequence ATGGACAATTCAGAGCAAAAACCTCGAATCAGAAAAGCGACACGCATTGAGAGTGTCATGAACTCTGCGATGTGGCATCTTACTCAGCGAGACATGACAGAGCATGAGCTCGTCTCAAAGTTGAAGGTTAAAACGGATAATCAAGAGTGGATCGACGAAGTGCTTCAAAGGCTGCGTGACTTTGGGTATCTGAAATCAAATCAAGACTTCGCTCAGCAGTTTGTTGAGCAGTCGTTTTTCGGTGAATTCGGCTCAGCCTACATTGTTGAAAAGCTAAAGAAGAAAGGACTGAAAGACTCCGATATTTACGATGCGATCAATAAGGTTAAGAGTGACAAGAATATTGACGAACAATCGCTACTCAATGATCGAATCAACAATTACTACAGTGACTTCAACATGAGCCGTGAGAAGCTAGTATCGACTTTGCAAAAGCGTGGATTTAGCTATCAACAAGTTAAGATCGCCATCGACCAACACCCGAATAGCTCGAACCTGAAAACCAACATTCAGATAAAGGCGGAAAAGGCGGATTTGGAAAAGGAGGTGTTGAAGTATGCTCGTAAAGGCAAAGGTCTAACAGCGATTAAGCAAGAACTTAAGCAGCGTCAAATAGATACTAGTGGCATCACCGAACTTGTCGACAGGCTGGGCAATGAGGATCAGTTAGATTTCTATTCGAGCTGTTTAGAACAACTGCAAAAGAAATCCTATGATGTGAGTGATCATAAAGAGAGAGCCAAGGCATACGCTATGCTCACTCGTAAAGGTTTCTCTTCTGATGAGATTAAGTTTGCATTGGCTGAAGCCGAAGGAGCGAACGAATAG